The sequence TGGCCAAGCATTTCGGTTCGCTGGATCCAATCATGGATGCATCGGTCGAAGCTTTATTGGAAGTCAACGACGTGGGGCCGGTGGTCGCCGAGTCGCTGCACCAGTTTTTCGCCGAAGAACACAACCGCACGGTAATCGAGCAGTTGCGCGCGCCGGGCAAGGTGACGTGGCCTGAAGGACCGCCTGCGCCGAAGGCGCCGCAAGGCGTGCTGGCCGGCAAGACGGTCGTGTTGACCGGCACCTTGCCGAGCCTGGCGCGCGAAGAGGCGAAGGAAATGCTTGAAGCGGCCGGCGCGAAAGTGGCCGGCTCGGTGTCGAAGAAAACCGACTATGTGGTAGCGGGTGCCGAAGCGGGCAGCAAGTTGGCGAAGGCCGAGGAACTCGGCATTCCCGTACTCGACGAAGATGGGTTGCGTAAGCTCCTGGAGGGGCAGTTATGATTCGCGAAATTCTCAAGATGGGCGATCCGCGTCTGTTGCAGATTGCCGATCCAGTCGATCACTTCGACACCCCCGAATTGCATGAACTCGTCAAAGACATGTTCGAGACCATGCACCACGCCAACGGCGCGGGTTTGGCCGCGCCGCAGATCGGCGTCAATCTGCAGGTGGTGATCTTCGGCTTCGGGAACAACGAACGCTATCCGGACGCGCCGCCGGTGCCTGAAACGGTGCTGATCAATCCGACCATCACGCCGGTCTCGCTCGACATGGAGGAGGGCTGGGAAGGCTGCCTGTCGGTGCCGGGCCTGCGCGGCGCGGTGAGCCGCTTTTCGATGATCAAATATCACGGCTTCGATCAGTTCGGCAAACCGATCGATCGCGTCGCCGAGGGTTTTCATGCGCGGGTCGTGCAGCATGAGTGCGATCATCTGATCGGCAAGCTGTACCCGATGCGGATCAACGACTTTGCGAAATTCGGCTTCACGGAAGTGCTGTTTCCGGATATGGATCCGAATAGCGACGATTGAGGCGGCCCTCGGGCTGCCGGTTGTTTGCTACGTGTTACCGGCAATAAAAAACCCACGCAATTGCGTGGGTTCAGACTGCTGACAAAGTACCCCCAAAGCCTGGCCTTGCGTCGGGCTTTGTCGTTTAATTGGGGCATGCTGAAGACACCGACGCCCATGC is a genomic window of Paraburkholderia bryophila containing:
- the def gene encoding peptide deformylase — protein: MIREILKMGDPRLLQIADPVDHFDTPELHELVKDMFETMHHANGAGLAAPQIGVNLQVVIFGFGNNERYPDAPPVPETVLINPTITPVSLDMEEGWEGCLSVPGLRGAVSRFSMIKYHGFDQFGKPIDRVAEGFHARVVQHECDHLIGKLYPMRINDFAKFGFTEVLFPDMDPNSDD